From the genome of Streptomyces sp. V1I1, one region includes:
- a CDS encoding four helix bundle protein, producing the protein MAESIQHLRIYKEARQLEDHIYEVVKQFPADEFYDLGNALRRESAAVCHHIMETHRLVSYRHKIDALDNARREAISIKHSIGVAEKLGVDQELIESYEGIAQQCLSLTEWLQSKLEQRQREAA; encoded by the coding sequence ATGGCAGAATCAATCCAACACCTACGAATCTACAAGGAGGCCCGTCAGTTAGAAGACCACATCTACGAAGTGGTAAAGCAGTTCCCTGCTGATGAGTTCTACGATCTAGGCAATGCCCTACGCCGTGAGAGTGCTGCTGTTTGCCACCACATCATGGAGACACACCGGCTCGTCAGCTACCGCCACAAGATTGACGCACTCGACAATGCCCGTCGCGAAGCCATATCCATCAAGCACAGCATTGGCGTAGCGGAAAAGCTTGGAGTAGATCAGGAGCTGATCGAGTCGTATGAGGGCATCGCCCAACAGTGCCTCTCGCTCACCGAGTGGCTTCAAAGCAAGCTAGAACAGCGGCAAAGGGAGGCGGCATGA